TTCTATTCTCTATCCTCCAAACGGTATGCATACTTTACTACTTGGAGAAACAGGTGTCGGAAAATCGATGTTCGCTTCTTTAATGCACGAATATGCAATTGAAGTGGAACAACTTCCAAAAGATGCGCCTTTTATCGTCTTTAACTGTGCTGATTATGCAAACAATCCACAACTACTACTTGGACAGTTATTTGGGATAAAAAAAGGAGCTTATACAGGTGCCAGTGATCAAAAAGGTTTAATTGAAAAGGCCCATGAAGGAATCCTTTTCTTAGATGAAGTACATCGTCTCCCTCCAGAAGGACAAGAAATGCTCTTCACATTTATTGATCGCGGAGTATATCGCCGCCTTGGAGAAACAGAAAATGAACGTAAGGCACAAGTATTAATTATTACTGCAACAACAGAAGAACCAAACTCATTTTTATTAAAAACATTTACAAGACGTATTCCAATGACCGTTACGCTTCCACCACTTCGTGAGCGAACGCATAAAGAACGCTTTGCTTTGTTGCAACTATTTTTCACAAATGAAGCGATTCGGCTACGAAAAGAGATTCATGTTAGTCCAAACGCAATGCGATCCTTCGTCTTTTACAATTGCCCAAATAACATTGGTCAATTGAAAACAGATGTACAAATTGCCTGCGCGAAAGCTTATTCTGATTTCGTAACAAAAAAACGTGATTCTGTCGGTGTTTCAAGTACAGATTTACCTTGGTATATGAAAGAAGGACTGTTTATCGAAAGAAAGAGCCGTCACCTATACCAAATACCAAATGAAACATTTGTATTTACAGGTGATGAAGGCTGGAGCAAGCATAAAACAGAAGATGAAAAACGTTCTTCTATTTACGATTATATTGATTATAAATATGAAGAACTTCAAGCACGCGGCATTGAAGAGGAAGAATTGGAATTACTAATAGAAAATGATATTCAAAGTTTTTTCGTTCAATATTTTAACCAAATGTCTAAAAAAACAAGTCATGAAAATGTTTTTAAAATTGTGGACCGTAATATCGTTTCCGTATGTGAAAAAATTGCAGAACTAGCTGAAAAACATTTATCTAAGACTTTTGATGAAAAAGTGTTTCTTGCATTAAGTTTACATGTACAGACAACTCTACAACGTTTACAAAGCGGGAAGCAAATTCATCACCCACAATTGAATCAAATTCGTACGAAATATAAAGAAGCTTTTTCCGTAGCTATGCAATGTATTCAACTGTTAGAAGAAGAATTACAAATAACAATGCCTATTGATGAAGCAGGCTTCTTAACAATGTTCTTCGTTGTTGACCCAATTCCTGCCTCACAAACAGAAGTAAAAGTATTAATATTAGCGCATGGTAATGGCATCGCAACAGAAATGGCAAACGTCGCAAACGAACTTCTCGGTATTGATGAAGTAACTGGTATCGATATGCCCTTGCATGAATCACCGAAAGATTTCTTAGAGCGTGTTAAGGTGTATATGAAAACACTTCAAAATGTAAACGGGCTTCTCTTACTTGTTGATATGGGATCTCTCGCTTATATTGGTGATATATTAGAAACTGAATTCAAAATTCCTGTACGTGTTCTTTCCATGACGAGCACACCACACGCACTAGAAGCAGCTCGAAAAGCTCAGCTTGGCTACTCATTAGATGCACTATATGAAACAGTGAAGAACTTAACGCCGTTCTATTTAAATGTACAAGAAGAAAAGAAAAAGCCGCTGTCACCAATGAAATCTGTTATTTTAACAGCTTGCTTAACTGGCGAAGGAAGTGCTTTAGCAATTCAAAAAATGTTAGAGAACTATTTACGCTTTGATAAAGACTTAATTGAAATTATTCCGATTAGTATCGTTCACGAAAAAGATTTAACAAAAATGATCGAGAACATAAAAAAAGAGCGTAATATCATTTGTATCGTCACAAATTTCGATGTGCAAGTACCATGCTTAACATACCACTTCCAAGACATTGTGAACTACACAGCGATTCAGCCAATTCAAGAATTAATTACGTATGAAGAAACATATGCGAAAATGGCTGATATTCTTGAACAACAAATGCAGCGTAACGATGGCGCATTACTTATTAAAACAATTCGTTATGCATTAAATACAATTCAAGAATTAATTTCTTTACAGCTAACTCCTGACAGTTTAATGGGTGTGATTTTGCATATGAGCTGCATGGTTGACCGTCTTCAAAAAGGCGAAAGTCTCCTCCCTCATCCTGATAAAGAGAAACGCAGACAAGATGAGTACTGGATGTACATGAAAGTAAAAAAAGCATTGCAACCTATTGAAAATACATTTGAAATACAAATACCAGATGACGAAGTATTTTATGTAATGGACTTCTTCATCAAAAATCAACCTGTAAAAAATTGATCTAGGCAGTTTTTAAATATATCGACCGTAACCTGGATTATATCAGCGATTTTTTAAATATATCGATTTATCGACAATAATCGCTAAAATTTGCACCTTATAGCAGAAAAGGCTGTTCCAAAATGTGGACAGCCTTTTTTCTATTTCTTTACTTTCCTTATTCTCCCCCTGATTTCGCCCTTCTTATTGGACTTCGTATAAACATTTACATATACATTCGCCTCAATGATTTCTTGAAGTAGGCTATCAAACGCTCTCCCCTGTAAAGGTCCTTCAAAATCCTCCACATTGACTACACCGGTCACGACTCCTTCACTTACACTAATACCTTGCTTTAGCGGACCAAACAAATTTAAAACAACTGGACCAATTTGATCCGCTTTTCCTAAATGAATTTGGCATGATGTAACCTTTTCGATGTTTTTCAATATGACCCGATATTGCAACTTCTTTAAATCCTCACTAAAAATAAACTCTGTTACACCATAAGCTTCTGTATTTACAGGAGGTATTTCCCTCTTCCCTGTTAACCTAGCAAAGAAATGTGTTGTCATACGGGCATTCTCCTTATATAAATTTCCCAGCACTACTTCTACTACTTTATGGTTTAGACATAATCATTTATGACTTTTTCAAGTTTTAATTACGAAGAAAAGATTCACACAATCTTTACATTAGAATCGTTCCTTTTGCTTTACTACCTCTTGTATAATGCACATAGAAAAACATTCTAGGAGGTGCTTTTGAAAAATAACAAATACACTTTTCACACATTATTAGAGATTTTTCTCGTCTCATTTAAATTAGGACTTACTTCATTTGGTGGCCCCGTCGCCCATCTCGGCTATTTCCACCACGAATACATACAAAAAAGAAAATGGATGGATGAAAGAAGCTATGGAGATTTAGTAGCACTATGCCAATTCCTCCCTGGCCCTGCTAGCAGTCAAGTCGGTATGGGGATTGGATTACTAAGAGGTGGTTTATTAGGAGCTATTGTTTCATGGATTGGATTCACGCTACCGTCTGTGCTTGTTTTGGTTTTCTTCACCTCGTTCCTTAATCAGTTCGATCTTGGAAGTGCTGGCTGGATTCACGGGCTAAAACTTGTAGCAGTCGCTATTGTCGCTCATGCCATATGGGGAATGGCACAAAAATTAACACCCGACCGAAATCGTGCGACCGTTGCGATTGTAACTGCCGCAATCGCCTTACTATGGCCAAACAGCTGGACACAAGTCATTCTCATTATAATATCTGGCTTTATTGGTTGGTTTTTATATCGCAATCAACCAATTAGCCAATCTCAAAATATAAAAGTACCTATTTCAAAAACGATAGCAGTCTCTTGTCTCGTCTTATTCTTCGGACTATTACTACTGCTACCAATATTAAGACCATTCTCTTATTACATCGCTTTATTTGATAGTTTTTATCGCTCTGGCGCACTTGTATTTGGAGGCGGACACGTCGTACTTCCCCTTCTTGAAGGTGAGTTCGTACAAAACAGCATGATGACAAAAGAACAGTTCCTAGCTGGATATGGATTAACACAAGCCGTACCAGGACCACTATTTACATTCGCCTCTTATATAGGCGAAGTGCTAAATGGAACCGCCGGAGCAATTGTTGCAACAATCGCGATCTTTCTTCCTGCCTTCTTGCTCGTTATTGGCGTCTTACCATTTTGGGACAGTGTAAGGAGAGTATCCTACATACAAGGCGCACTACTTGGAGTGAATGCAGCCGTTGTCGGTATTTTACTAGCAGCTTTTTATGATCCAATTTGGACGAGTACAATTATGAATTCTGTAGATTTCGTTTTTGCTTCTCTTCTATTTTGCTTACTCGCTTTTTGGAAAACGCCACCTTGGGTTATCGTTATACTCGGAGCCTTTGGTGGATATGTTCTATCCATTTTATAAACCTAAAAAAACGACGGCCCTATTTAGCCGTCGTTTTCCTATTAAAACTTCACAAGTTCTATTCCTTCAGGCAACTCGCTCTCCGTTAAAATACGCAATTCTTTCACACGATCCATTACGTAAGAAGAACGTTTCACAAGCTCTGGGTCAATATAAGCTGGATGCACCATAATTTCTACCGTTTGTTCACCCTGCACCCTTTCTTGTAACTTTACAAAGTAATCTTCCGTCACACCATCCGCGTAAAAGTCACTGTAAAACACGTCAGAAAACGGGCGTACCGCTCTCTCTTCCTCACAACGACGAATTGGAACATTATATTTAGCCGCTAATCTCTCAAGAACATCGTGCAAAATCGGTAATCCATGCACGTGATGATGACTATCTAAATGAGTTGGTGTTAATCCGTAAGAGAGGAATTTCTCAATTTGAGCAGTCCACTCCCTCTCAACTTCCTCTGGATTTACTTTCCCTTCCCATACGACGCTTTGTTTATGAAACAATCCATCGCTACTTACAAGTGATGGTACGTCTCCAAGAAGTGGTTTCCCTGCTGTTAATACGAGATGCACTCCTATCCCTAACGTTTTATACTCTTTCGCTAAGCTTACAGCATGTTCTGTCCCTGGCATATTCATCATCATCGTCGTTGAATTTACAAGTCCATTTTTATGTCCATCAATAATTCCGTAATTTGTACCTTCTGTAAGACCAAAATCATCTGCATTTACAATTAGCTTAATCATCGTAATACCTCCTACTAGAATTAAAAAAAGCGGGCTAAATAGCGCCGCTTTTATTTCTCTATCTTTTTAAAGAATTGTGGAAGATGCTCTTTATGTGCTTCCAACATTTCATCTAAAATTTGTTTTGCAACTTTATCTGATGGTACAAGTGGATTAATTGTCATAGCAAGCAGCGCTTTATGATAATCCCCTGTAACAGCAGCTTCAATTGTTGTGCGCTCAAATGATTTAATTTGCTGTACTAAACCGCGAACCGGTACTGGAAGATCTCCAACCGCAATTGGTTTTGGACCTTCTTTCGTAATAATACAGTTCACTTCAACAGCTGAATCATGTGGCAAGCTTGCAATTGTTCCGTTGTTTCGTGTATTAACAGGCTGGATATCACCTTTATTATTGTAAATAGACGTAATTAAGCTACATGCTGCATCACTATAATAAGCTCCGCCACGTTTTTCTAATTGTGGTGGCTTAATATCTAAATTCGGGTCTTTATATAACTCGAATAAATCATCTTCTAATTGTTTTACTACTTCTGCACGTGTACCTTTTTCAATCGAAGCTTCTTTCTCTTCTTCTAACATTTCACGTGTTTTGTAGTAGTAACGATGGTATGGACATGGAATTGCACGAAGACCGCGAATAAAGTCTGGCTCCCAGTTAAGCGCAGCGATATTTTCCATCGTAATTTGCTTTTCTGGATCTGTTACAAGCTCTAACACACGATCCATTACACTTACTCCGTCTAAGTATACATCTAATCCGTATACCATATGATTTAAACCTGCAAAATCAACGTGGACACGACTTGCATCTACTTCAAGTAATCTCGCAAGACCCATACGAATTCCGATTGGAACGTTACACAGACCAACTACTCTTTGAATATTTGTATAACGAAGAACAGCTTCTGTTACCATACCTGCTGGGTTCGCAAAGTTAATTAACCATGCATTCGGACAAAGCTCCTCCATGTCCTTACAAATATCTAAAATAACAGGAATCGTTCTCAGCGCTTTAAATAAACCACCAGGACCATTCGTTTCCTGACCAATCACATCATATTTTAATGGAATTGCTTCATCTTTTGCACGAGCTTCTAATAAACCAACGCGAAGCTGTGTTGTTACAAAGTCAGCATCCTTTAATGCCTCGCGGCGATCAAGCGTTAAATGTACCTCGATTGGTAAACCAGATTTTTTCACCATACGTTTCGCTAAGTTACCAACGATTTCTAACTTTTCTTTTCCTGCCTCAATATCTACTAACCAAATTTCACGAACAGGAAGCTCATCATAACGTTTAATAAATCCTTCAATTAACTCTGGTGTATAACTAGATCCACCGCCGATTGTAGCAATTTTAATTCCAGTCATGCTTTATTCCCCTTTCGCTTCTAACTTTTTATAAAGGTCAATAAATTCTGCCGCTAATTCTTTCACTGTAATCGCATTCATTAAATGATCTTGTGCATGAATTAAAAGAACACTAATCTCTGTTTTTTCTCCTCTTGCTTCTGATTGTATGAGCTCTGTTTGGAAATGATGCGCTTCATTAATCGCTTCTTTCGCCTTTACCATCGCTTCATCAGCTTCTGCCATTTTCCCCTGTTTGGCAAATTGAAGTGCCTCCATTGCAAAGCTTCGTGCATTACCACTATTTAAAATCAATTGGAATGGAATTTGTTCTGCTGTAGTCATCATAATTACCGCCCTCTCTATAAGGTTCAACCGATTTAAATACCCCTTCAGTTTGAACATGTCTATTAAATTATTATTTTATTAATGATAGTTTGGTGTTCTTATAGATGTATTTCATCTTTTTGAACATGATATAAAGGTGATTGTTCTCACAGACAATATTGTCTGTGAGAACAATCTTTATGTTACATAGGTACAGAGTTGTTATTTCCTTGCGTTGCTGCTTTTTCAGTACGAACAACTGAACGGTCACATAACACAACGAATGGATAATAGATTACCATCGCAATTACAAAGTTGAATAACTGTAGAATTGCACCTGAAATATGTCCACCTGTTACAAGATAACCACTAATAATTGGTGGTGTTGCCCATGGAATCATCACAACTGTTTTTGGTACCCAACCAATAGATATAGCTGTATAAGAAGTAATTACTAATACAATTGGTGCTAGAATAAACGGTAAGAATAAAATCGGATTTAAGATAATTGGTGTACCAAAGATTACGGGTTCATTAATGTTGAATGCACCTGGACCAATTGATAAACGAGATACACCGCGTAATTGTGCACTTTTTGCTACAAGTAATACCACTACTAAGAACGCTAATGTTGCACCAGAACCACCAAGATATACAAAAGTATCAAAGAATGGTTTTGTAATAATGTTTGGAACATCAAATGCAGATGTACCACCTTGGAATAACTTCATGTTTTTCTCTAATGCCGGTAAGTATAATGGCTCAATAATACCACCAACGATATTTGGACCATGTAAACCGAAGAACCAAAGAAGATGAACAAGGATTACAATGACAATTGCACTTGGTAATGTCCCCGCTAAACTTTGCAGTGGTGATTGAATCGTATTAAAGATAAATTCATGAACACTTGTACCAGCTAATTTCACTGCTAATTGAATACCTGCAACTACTGTTAAGATAACAAATGCTGGAACTATAGCTGCGAAAGATCTTAAAACTGCTGGTGGTACTCCATCAGGCATTTTAAAAGTAATGTTTCTTTGTACAAAGAAACGGAATACCTCAGTAACAAGGAGTGCCACAATAATTGCTACGAATAACCCTTGTGCACCTGTCCAAGCTAAGTTCAATCCGCCTTCTTTCGGTGTTGTTGGCGTAAGAATAATTAACGCACCAAATGAAATAATACCTGCTGACAAACCATCAACGCCGTAAGATTTTGCTAAGTTATAACTTGTTGTAAATGCTATGATTAGTGCTAGAATTGCGAAAGAACCAGTCCACATTCCACCGCCAACTTGTTTCCACGTTTCACCAAACAAACCTTTCATGAAATCTTGGAAAGCTTCAGATGGAAAACCATTAATTAGTGATGCCAGTGCACCAACTAAAATAAGTGGCATAACTGCAATAAATCCGTCACGGATCGCAGCTAAGTGACGTTGCGATCCGATTTTACCAGCGACAGGAACAATATACTTCTCCATGAATGCAATAAACTTTTGCATTTCGCTTCCCCCCTAATTATTTTTTAAGTGTTAATGCGTGATCTAAAACTGCTTCTCCATTCATCATGCCGTAGTGCATTGGATTAATAACATCGATTCCAACGTTTTTCTCATCAGCAAGCGTTTTCATTGAAGAGAGCATGTAACGAACTTGTGGTCCTAATAATAGTACATCTGCTTGATCGATATTGTTTTTTACTGCATCCCCAGATACAGCCCAAATCTTTCCTTCTAAACCGCGAGCTTTTGCAGCCACTTCCATTTTTGTAACTAGTAAACTTGTAGACATCCCTGCTGAGCAACATAATAAAATATTCATTTGAAAATCCCCCTTGTGTAGTATAAAAAATTTATGTTTATTTATTTTTCTTTACGCTATTTATTAATGCAATTATCGTGCCAACTTTTTAAAACCACTAAAATCAGCACTTTTTCGACTGTTTTCTTTGTGTGTTAACGCTTTCAATTAGTGTGTCGCTCAAAAAACACACAGTGTGTTATAAAACAACACGCTTTTAACACATAACTGTATGAAAATAGATTAGTGTTTAGTTGTCTAGTTGTGTTTAAAATAAAAAAACACTGAAAAAACTTTTTTCAGTAAAAAATAATTTATTATTTTAACCCACTATTATTTAATAAAATAAAAAAACCTTGCATAAGCAAGGTTCATTCCGCTTCTGACATCTTCCTATATAATTCTACAAACTCACTCGCCAATTCCTTCACTGTAATTGCGTTCATTAAATGATCTTGTGCATGCACCATCAGCAGGGTAACCTCGGTTTTTTCCCCGGCAGCCTCTTTCTGTATGAGCTCTGTTTGTAAGCGGTGCGCCTCTTTTAATTCCTCTAACGCTTCTTGTAATTTCGCTTCTGCTTCTGTAAACTCTCCACGCTTTGCGCAATCAATTGCTTCCATTGAACAACTTCTCGCATTTCCTCCATGCAAGATTAAATGAAAAGCTTTCGTTTCTACCGTATCCATTTTAGTTCTTTACGCCCCCTTTTCTTCCGCTAATTTTTGTTTATCCCATATTTTTAAGAATGGTAAATAAATAAAGAATGCTAGTGCAAAGTTCACAAGTTGCAAAATAACTCCCGAGAATTTACCACCCGACCCTAAATATCCACTAAATAGAATAGGTGTAGTCCATGTTACAGCAGCTCCGCTCGGACGGGCAACCATCCCCCATTCCATCGCAAAGTAAGAAACAACCGTTAATACAACTGGAACCAATATAAATGGAATCAGTAACAGCGGGTTCATGACAATTGGCATACCGAAAGTCACCATCTCGTTAATATTAAAAATACCAGGTGCAATCGACAAACGGCCTAAACTTTTTAATTGCTGACTTCGTGCAAATAATAACATTCCGACAACTAAAGCAAGTGTTGCACCAGATCCTCCCATATAAATCCATAGGTCAAAAAACTGTGCTGTAATTGTATTCGGTACATCTTGCCCGGCCTGAAAAGCAATTCGATTCTGATCCATTAACGATAACCAAATCGGGCTCATTACACCACCTACAATTGTAGCCCCATGAATTCCGCATGCCCAAAGGACATGAACGAGAATAACCGCTATAACTGCTCCCCAAAGACTAGCACCAAGTACACTAAGTGGTTCTTGCAATAGCTTCCCTACAACATTATGAATACTTCCGAAAGTCGTATGTTCAAAAATTAATCTAATAATCCAAACAACTGTCACAACAATAAATCCTGGAATAAGCGCTGCAAATGAACGTGTTACTGCTGGTGGAACGGTCTCAGGCATCTTTATAATCATCTTTTTCTGCACAAGAAATCGGTATATTTCAGTAGATATAATTGCAATAATCATCGCTACAAATAAACCTTGGCTTCCCATTAATGCCGCTGGAATTACGCCATCTACCAGTATACTTTCTTTCGTACCCGGCATGATATATGCAACTTGAAATGGAGTTGCCAGTAGAAATGTTACAAGTGACAATGCCCCAGATGCTAAAGCATCTACTTTATAATACTCACCAAGTCTGTAAGCGATTCCAAAAACAGCTATTAAAGCCATTATATTAAAAGTTGCACTAACTGGATACCCTAATGCTACGTTCCAGTTTTTCCCGAACAAACTCGCCATGAATTCACTATACCCTGGGATTGGTAATGTACTAATAATAAGAAAAATTGATCCTATAATTAAGAAAGGCATCGTCAATACAAGCCCATCACGAATTGCTAATAAATGCCTCTGCTCTGCAACCTTTCCTGCAACCGGCATCACATATTTCTCTAAAAACCGTATCATCTATCCCACTCTCCTCATGGTTTCATTGACAAAGCTGCTTGTAAGATAGCTTCTCCATTACAAAGCCCGTAATGGACGGATTGAATGACATCCACAGGTACTCCCTTCTCCTTACATAATTCTTTCATTTTCGGTAATAAATAACGTACTTGCGGTCCAAGTAAAAGTACATCAGCTTCATCTATGTGACTATTTACTTCAGAACCTGATACAGCCCAAATCTTTACCTCTATCCCTCTTGCCTCTGCTGCTTTCTCCATTTTTGTAACTATCAAACTGGAAGACATTCCCGCTGCACAGCAAAGCAAAATATTCATTCCACTTCCCTCCCCTTTTTCTAAACCTAAGTTATGGCCCATCCCTTACCACCACTAGGTTACAAATATATATGTCTAGATTTCTTGCTGTATGCCGAGCTTAAACACAAAAATTTCTCGGTTTTCACGCTATTCCATCTATCGGTATTTTCCTAGTAAAGAGTACTCTAACTCGCTATAATGATTCAGTATGATTTTTTTACAATTGATAGGAGGATATATTTATGAAGGCATATCGCTTTCCACTTATTTTATTATCTTCCATCCTAATTGGTGGTTTCATTGGTTATTTCATGGGTGCCGATGCAGTTGCTTTAAAGCCGCTTGGTGACATTTTCTTAAACTTAATGTTTACGATTGTTGTACCTTTAGTGTTCTTTAGCATCGCGTCATCTATTGCCAATATGGATGGATTAAAACGTTTCGGTAAAATTATGTCTAGTATGGCTGGGACTTTCTTATTTACAAGTATTTTAGCTGCTATTTTTATGATTATCATCGTGAAAGTATTCCCGCCAGCACAAGGTGTTGTATTAGAACTAACACAGCCTGATAAAGCTGAAAAAGCTGTTAGCGTCGCTGATCAAATTGTCGGTATCCTAACAGTATCAGACTTCTCGAAGTTACTGTCTCGTGAAAATATGTTAGCTCTTATTTTCTTCTCTATTTTAATGGGAATTGCAACTTCAGCAGTTGGCGAAAAAGGAAAACCATTCGCTACATTCCTACAAGCTGGTGCAGAAATTTCAATGAAAGTTGTATCTTTCATTATGTACTACGCTCCAATCGGACTAGCTGCTTACTTCGCAGCATTAGTTGGTGAATTCGGACCGCAACTTCTTGGAACTTACTTCCGAGCAGCAATGGTATACTATCCAGCTTCTCTTATTTACTTCTTTGTATTCTTTACCTTCTATGCGTAC
This genomic interval from Bacillus cereus contains the following:
- a CDS encoding dicarboxylate/amino acid:cation symporter, with translation MKAYRFPLILLSSILIGGFIGYFMGADAVALKPLGDIFLNLMFTIVVPLVFFSIASSIANMDGLKRFGKIMSSMAGTFLFTSILAAIFMIIIVKVFPPAQGVVLELTQPDKAEKAVSVADQIVGILTVSDFSKLLSRENMLALIFFSILMGIATSAVGEKGKPFATFLQAGAEISMKVVSFIMYYAPIGLAAYFAALVGEFGPQLLGTYFRAAMVYYPASLIYFFVFFTFYAYLAGRKQGVQVFWKNMVSPTVTSLATCSSAASIPANLEATKKMGISSDVRETVVLLGSTLHKDGSVLGGVLKIAFLFGIFNMEFEGPKTLAIALVVSLLVGTVMGAIPGGGMIGEMLIVSLYGFPPEALPIIAAISTIIDPPATMLNVTADNACAVMTARLVEGKNWIKNKFA